A stretch of the Bartonella henselae str. Houston-1 genome encodes the following:
- the mscL gene encoding large conductance mechanosensitive channel protein MscL, translating into MLKEFKEFALKGNMIDLAIGVIIGGAFGGLVNSIVNDIFMPIIGLITGGIDFSNMFIQLAGEKQATLSAAKAAGATISYGNFITLLINFLIIAWVLFLFVKSMNKIRRKQEEEETSKKMSLEQQLLSEIRDLLAKKK; encoded by the coding sequence ATGCTTAAAGAATTCAAAGAATTTGCCCTAAAAGGTAATATGATTGACCTCGCCATCGGTGTAATTATAGGGGGAGCTTTCGGAGGCTTAGTCAATTCGATTGTCAATGATATTTTTATGCCAATTATTGGTCTCATCACAGGTGGGATTGACTTTTCTAACATGTTTATTCAACTTGCCGGTGAAAAACAAGCTACTTTGAGTGCGGCTAAAGCAGCCGGAGCGACTATTAGCTACGGCAACTTCATTACTTTACTTATCAATTTTCTCATTATTGCTTGGGTTCTCTTCCTCTTTGTTAAAAGTATGAATAAAATACGCAGAAAACAAGAAGAGGAGGAAACTTCAAAAAAGATGTCTCTAGAACAACAACTTCTCTCAGAAATCAGAGATTTGTTGGCCAAGAAAAAATAA
- a CDS encoding quinone-dependent dihydroorotate dehydrogenase, with product MSFFRCIGRSALFMLDPEHAHRLAIMGLKSGLNSYQKVVDNRLCVTIAGLKFENFIGLAAGFDKNAEVVNDVFHLGFGFTEIGTVTPRPQVGNPKPRLFRLRKDEAIINRMGFNNDGRQIVYGRLHGYKRLGIVGINIGANKDTVDKIDDYITSIAYFYDVADYFTVNISSPNTPGLRDLQVRDSLHLLMNAISQARNEQKKKHGFFVPIFLKIAPDLSEKELDDVAEEMKLSDFDGLIVSNTTLSRQGLRECTLRNEEGGLSGRPLFERSTIVLAKMRQKLGKKIAIIGVGGIRDAKTALEKVKAGADLVQLYSGMVYEGPDLAITILKEILQFMQKDGVESIKAYRDQRVEYWAKHMLSS from the coding sequence ATGAGTTTTTTTCGTTGTATTGGTCGTTCTGCTTTATTTATGTTGGATCCAGAGCATGCACACCGTTTAGCGATTATGGGGCTGAAAAGTGGACTGAACAGTTATCAGAAGGTCGTTGATAATCGGTTATGTGTGACTATTGCGGGTCTTAAATTTGAAAACTTTATCGGTCTTGCTGCGGGTTTTGATAAGAATGCAGAGGTTGTCAATGATGTTTTTCATTTAGGATTTGGTTTCACTGAAATTGGTACTGTTACGCCAAGACCTCAGGTTGGAAACCCTAAACCGCGGCTTTTTCGCCTGAGAAAAGATGAAGCGATTATTAATAGAATGGGTTTTAATAATGATGGGCGTCAAATTGTTTACGGCAGACTTCATGGGTATAAACGTCTTGGTATTGTAGGGATTAATATTGGGGCTAATAAGGATACGGTCGATAAGATCGATGATTATATCACGAGTATTGCTTATTTTTATGACGTTGCTGATTATTTTACGGTTAATATTTCTTCACCTAATACACCTGGTTTACGTGATTTGCAAGTGCGTGATAGTTTGCATCTTTTGATGAATGCGATTTCGCAAGCGCGTAATGAACAAAAGAAAAAGCATGGATTCTTCGTTCCGATTTTTTTGAAAATTGCGCCTGATTTATCAGAGAAAGAATTGGATGATGTGGCTGAAGAAATGAAACTCTCTGATTTTGATGGTCTCATTGTTTCCAATACCACTCTTTCACGCCAAGGTCTTAGGGAGTGTACACTAAGGAATGAGGAGGGGGGACTTTCTGGACGTCCTCTCTTTGAGCGTTCTACTATTGTGCTAGCAAAAATGCGTCAAAAATTAGGAAAAAAGATTGCAATCATTGGTGTTGGGGGTATAAGGGATGCAAAAACAGCCTTGGAAAAAGTGAAAGCTGGTGCAGACTTAGTCCAATTATATAGTGGGATGGTTTATGAAGGTCCAGACCTTGCCATAACTATTTTGAAAGAGATTTTACAGTTTATGCAGAAAGATGGCGTTGAGAGCATAAAGGCTTATCGCGACCAGCGTGTTGAGTATTGGGCAAAACACATGCTTTCTTCATGA